One Deltaproteobacteria bacterium DNA segment encodes these proteins:
- a CDS encoding PAS domain S-box protein: MQNWFKGLFQTTWEKTSGLAEGREQILNAVYLTGAILGPVALLVSLTFVYQEDRWRLGVVDSLAVLWFIVGVACRRRLAFRLRAQIAVGLLYLVGAIVLWTVGPASGWLVWFFTFAVLTGVFFGLRAGTLALVLNVVTLLGAWWLFSQGQFSWIARYAVTDQQWLVLSISFLMLNFLTATSLAVVFRNLAGALEKESVALRGLEEANRRLLEERQERLAAENALRRSEERYRLISENTADVIWLYDLTLEKFSYISPSIQRLRGYSPEEVMNKPVKHVLTKESFRLLSKNLMPRIATLSEGDGSARIYTIQVDQPRKDGSIVPTEIVTTLLTDPHGKATQVLGVTRDITERKRAEEEIKRREEELRLITDNLPAYIAYVGMDDLRYHFVNRQFEEGFKVPRERIVGMHIKDLIGETNYQFALPHIEKVRAGEPASYENAFRLAEGRRWAKVNYVPDFGEGGKVRGIVVLTFDITERKLAAEALETSEARLKRAQSVAHVGNFEVDLSNNVVWGSEEAFRVYGLEPTSSLELPLAEAQKAVTAEDRPRLDRALKEFKDGGKTYDQEFRIRRLSDGEIRFIHSKAELISDDAGNPVRIEGTVQDITELRRADEELRNREATLRTIYQASPIGIGMVSVPDRVLGWTNEKMSEMTGYSAEELMGMPSRRLYTGREEYDRVGCIMQTSVRATGLGSVESQFLRKDGTVLDVLLSSAPLDPSDLSAGMVFTALDITQSKKVAEERSNLETQLRQAQKMEAIGTLAGGIAHDFNNILAAVMGYGELALELAGQAKSNSEEIKQIIKASERAKNLVRQILTFSRKGEAQFKPLSLNEKVVETVRMLDRTIPKNIGIETSLTENLKKVNADAGQIEQVLVNLASNARDAMPDGGRLVIRTGNADLDRDYCRQHVEVRSGSYVLLQVQDTGIGMDSKTLDQIFNPFFTTKEVGKGTGLGLATVHGIVKTHGGHISCYSEPSRGTLFRIYLPAYETEVPADTPADETAAEPAGGSERILIVDDEPALRDLGVEMLQRMGYDVITARNGEEALDIFSRKKGTLDLVILDLGMPGMGGFKCLKKIRAIDPKARVIVASGYSADRQIKDVLAAGAAGFISKPFLNKDLLGKVREVLEKKQYPSDMAT, translated from the coding sequence ATGCAAAATTGGTTTAAAGGTTTATTTCAAACGACTTGGGAAAAGACGAGCGGCCTCGCAGAGGGACGCGAGCAGATACTCAATGCTGTGTACCTGACGGGGGCTATCCTGGGTCCGGTCGCGCTCCTGGTATCGTTAACTTTTGTCTATCAGGAGGATCGGTGGCGGCTGGGCGTGGTGGATTCCCTGGCCGTACTCTGGTTCATCGTGGGTGTGGCGTGCCGGCGCAGACTCGCCTTCCGCCTTCGGGCCCAGATTGCCGTCGGACTGCTGTATCTGGTCGGCGCAATCGTTCTATGGACCGTGGGGCCGGCCTCGGGTTGGCTGGTGTGGTTCTTCACATTTGCCGTCCTGACGGGGGTGTTTTTCGGGCTTAGGGCCGGGACTCTCGCCCTGGTTCTCAATGTCGTCACCTTGTTGGGAGCTTGGTGGTTGTTCAGCCAGGGCCAATTCTCCTGGATCGCCCGCTACGCCGTCACCGACCAGCAATGGCTGGTGCTGTCGATCAGTTTCCTGATGCTCAACTTCCTGACGGCTACTTCACTCGCGGTGGTCTTCCGTAACCTGGCTGGAGCCCTCGAAAAGGAATCCGTGGCCCTGCGCGGGCTGGAGGAGGCCAATCGCCGGCTGCTCGAGGAGAGGCAGGAACGTCTGGCGGCCGAGAATGCGTTGCGCCGCAGCGAAGAACGGTATCGCCTGATATCGGAAAATACGGCTGACGTCATATGGCTTTATGATCTTACCTTGGAGAAGTTCAGTTATATAAGTCCATCCATTCAGCGGCTGCGAGGCTACTCTCCTGAAGAAGTCATGAACAAACCCGTGAAACATGTGTTAACGAAAGAGTCTTTTCGTCTGCTGTCCAAAAACCTGATGCCAAGAATAGCCACGCTCTCGGAGGGCGACGGGTCGGCCCGCATATATACGATCCAGGTCGATCAGCCCCGTAAAGACGGATCTATCGTGCCGACGGAGATCGTAACGACTCTGCTCACCGACCCCCATGGAAAAGCAACTCAGGTTTTGGGGGTAACCCGGGACATCACTGAGCGTAAGCGTGCGGAAGAAGAGATCAAACGCCGCGAGGAGGAACTGCGCCTTATAACGGACAACCTGCCGGCATACATCGCTTATGTGGGAATGGACGATCTCCGCTACCACTTTGTCAACAGACAGTTCGAGGAGGGGTTCAAGGTTCCGCGTGAGCGGATTGTCGGAATGCACATCAAGGACCTGATCGGGGAGACCAACTATCAGTTTGCTCTGCCCCACATCGAGAAAGTGAGGGCGGGCGAACCCGCCTCGTACGAAAACGCGTTTCGTCTCGCGGAAGGAAGGCGATGGGCCAAGGTCAATTACGTTCCCGACTTCGGCGAGGGAGGCAAGGTCCGGGGAATCGTGGTGCTCACCTTCGACATTACGGAACGCAAGCTGGCTGCGGAAGCACTCGAGACGAGCGAGGCGCGGCTCAAGAGGGCTCAGAGCGTAGCCCATGTGGGCAACTTTGAGGTGGACCTTTCCAACAACGTCGTCTGGGGATCCGAGGAGGCTTTCAGGGTTTATGGCCTCGAACCCACGTCTTCGTTGGAACTTCCCTTGGCAGAGGCGCAGAAGGCCGTTACGGCTGAAGACCGACCCCGTCTGGACCGAGCCCTGAAAGAATTCAAAGACGGGGGAAAAACCTATGACCAGGAATTCAGGATCCGGCGCTTATCCGACGGAGAAATCCGTTTCATACACTCCAAAGCCGAACTGATTTCCGACGATGCCGGGAACCCTGTGAGGATCGAGGGGACCGTTCAGGATATTACCGAACTCAGGCGGGCGGACGAAGAATTGAGGAATAGGGAGGCCACCCTTCGCACCATCTACCAGGCTTCTCCCATTGGAATCGGAATGGTGAGCGTTCCCGACCGGGTCCTGGGATGGACCAACGAGAAAATGAGCGAGATGACGGGTTATTCGGCAGAGGAGTTAATGGGTATGCCGTCCAGGCGCCTCTATACCGGCCGGGAGGAGTATGACCGGGTGGGGTGCATAATGCAAACCTCAGTACGCGCCACAGGTCTTGGCTCCGTGGAATCGCAGTTTCTGCGCAAGGATGGGACGGTGTTGGACGTCCTGCTGAGTTCCGCCCCTCTGGACCCCTCGGACTTGTCGGCCGGTATGGTCTTTACCGCCCTGGATATCACTCAAAGCAAGAAGGTCGCCGAGGAAAGATCCAACCTGGAAACCCAACTTCGCCAGGCGCAAAAGATGGAAGCCATCGGCACCCTCGCCGGGGGCATTGCCCATGACTTCAACAACATCCTGGCCGCCGTTATGGGGTATGGAGAGCTGGCCCTGGAATTGGCCGGTCAGGCGAAAAGCAACAGCGAAGAAATCAAGCAGATCATCAAGGCCTCGGAACGGGCGAAAAATTTGGTGCGCCAGATACTCACGTTCAGCCGGAAAGGCGAAGCCCAGTTCAAACCATTGAGTCTCAACGAGAAGGTGGTCGAGACGGTCAGGATGCTCGATCGGACCATTCCAAAGAACATCGGTATTGAGACGTCCTTGACGGAGAACCTGAAAAAGGTCAATGCGGACGCCGGCCAGATAGAACAGGTGCTGGTCAACCTGGCGAGCAACGCAAGGGACGCCATGCCCGATGGGGGCAGGCTGGTCATAAGAACCGGCAACGCCGACCTGGACCGGGATTATTGCCGACAGCATGTGGAAGTGCGTTCCGGGTCCTACGTGCTCCTGCAGGTTCAGGACACCGGAATAGGAATGGACTCAAAAACGCTCGATCAGATCTTCAATCCGTTTTTCACCACCAAGGAGGTGGGCAAGGGTACCGGGCTGGGGCTGGCTACGGTTCACGGAATAGTGAAGACCCACGGCGGTCACATTTCCTGTTACAGCGAACCATCGAGGGGGACGCTGTTCAGAATATACCTGCCGGCTTACGAAACAGAAGTTCCTGCGGATACGCCGGCGGATGAGACGGCCGCGGAGCCGGCCGGAGGCAGCGAGCGGATTCTGATCGTGGATGATGAGCCGGCGTTGAGAGACCTGGGCGTCGAGATGCTGCAGAGGATGGGCTATGACGTCATCACTGCCCGGAACGGCGAGGAAGCGCTGGATATTTTTAGCAGAAAGAAGGGTACGCTGGACCTGGTGATATTGGATTTGGGCATGCCGGGCATGGGAGGCTTCAAATGCCTGAAGAAGATCCGGGCCATCGACCCCAAGGCCCGGGTGATCGTTGCCAGCGGTTACTCGGCCGACCGTCAGATTAAAGATGTGCTTGCGGCCGGTGCGGCGGGCTTCATATCCAAACCTTTTCTTAATAAGGATCTTCTGGGGAAGGTTAGAGAGGTCCTGGAAAAGAAGCAATACCCATCCGACATGGCTACATAG
- a CDS encoding PocR ligand-binding domain-containing protein: MKYRFRDLVDVPKLQELTDELYRATAIPSSIITIEGEVLTGSGWQRICTEFHRQHPEIERECIESDIRIRKGIADGEPFVIYECPRGLVDASSPVIIEGQHVANVFAGQLFMKPPDEDKERFFKEQAGKYGFDVEQYLDAYREIPVLSEEKFRHALSFLAKLAELLAGIGMGRIRELNAMEEVRDNERKYRRLLESTNTAPWELDLATKRFSYMGPQAETLFGYPPEYWKGLDDWIRTLHEDDRRRAVNFCLAETRSGRDHTVEYRMMSKDARQLWIRNVVSVVSGPEGPEKLVGFMHDITGQKRAEEERGRLESRLRQSEKMEAIGTLAGGIAHDFNNILGAILGYAELTLDQTPGHGEARENLEEVIKAANRAKELVKRILLFSRAAHEERRPMVLAEVVSEVLKLLRSALPSTIRIEEDIEEQTGSILGDPVQIHQVVMNICTNAYHAMRERGGMISVSVRSEQIDPKEADEVKGLRPGPFLKLSIKDTGCGMDPETLDRIFEPYYSTKGLGEGTGLGLSVVKGIVANHGGALKVESRVGMGSCFSVYFPRFEEKAVEQDCDSDEIVHGAGRLLVVDDEPSLAHLMKLYLEEVGYEVQATTSSLEALNLFRGSPQRFDLIISDQTMPGMTGAKLAVETRRIRKDIPFALCTGYSDVIDEKGAKSLGVDAFILKPIDFTTLSRIVRNILDTSKRSSD; the protein is encoded by the coding sequence ATGAAATATAGATTCAGAGATCTGGTGGACGTGCCAAAACTCCAGGAGTTGACCGATGAGCTCTATCGCGCCACTGCGATCCCTTCTTCCATCATCACTATAGAAGGCGAGGTTCTCACCGGTTCGGGCTGGCAGAGAATCTGCACCGAATTTCATCGCCAACATCCGGAAATCGAACGAGAGTGCATTGAAAGCGACATCAGGATAAGGAAAGGTATCGCCGACGGGGAACCCTTCGTCATTTACGAGTGTCCCCGCGGTCTCGTCGATGCTTCCTCGCCGGTAATCATCGAGGGGCAACATGTAGCCAACGTGTTTGCCGGTCAGCTGTTCATGAAACCGCCGGACGAAGACAAGGAGCGATTCTTCAAAGAGCAGGCCGGAAAATATGGCTTCGATGTAGAGCAGTACCTCGACGCCTACAGAGAAATTCCGGTACTTTCGGAAGAGAAATTCCGACACGCGCTTTCCTTTCTGGCCAAACTCGCCGAGCTGCTCGCCGGCATCGGAATGGGCAGGATCAGGGAGTTGAACGCGATGGAGGAAGTACGCGACAACGAACGAAAATATCGTCGTTTGCTTGAGTCGACTAATACGGCGCCTTGGGAACTGGATCTGGCTACGAAAAGATTCAGCTACATGGGCCCCCAAGCGGAGACTCTCTTTGGTTATCCTCCGGAGTACTGGAAGGGATTGGATGATTGGATCCGAACCCTTCACGAGGACGACCGCCGCCGAGCCGTAAACTTCTGCCTGGCGGAGACCAGGTCGGGGAGGGATCACACCGTTGAATATCGCATGATGTCCAAGGATGCCCGTCAGCTATGGATACGGAATGTGGTCTCGGTGGTGTCCGGACCGGAGGGGCCCGAGAAGTTGGTCGGCTTCATGCACGATATCACGGGTCAGAAAAGGGCGGAAGAAGAACGAGGGCGGTTGGAATCGCGACTTCGCCAATCGGAAAAGATGGAAGCGATCGGCACCCTGGCCGGAGGCATCGCTCACGACTTCAACAACATCCTGGGCGCGATATTGGGCTATGCCGAGCTGACCCTGGACCAGACACCCGGTCACGGCGAGGCCCGGGAGAATTTGGAGGAAGTCATCAAGGCCGCCAACCGCGCCAAGGAGCTGGTTAAGCGGATTCTGCTGTTCAGCCGGGCCGCCCATGAAGAGCGCAGGCCCATGGTGCTTGCCGAGGTTGTAAGCGAGGTGCTTAAACTACTGAGATCCGCGCTTCCCAGCACTATTAGGATAGAAGAGGATATTGAAGAGCAGACGGGCTCCATATTGGGCGATCCCGTTCAGATCCACCAGGTGGTGATGAACATCTGCACCAACGCTTACCATGCCATGCGGGAGCGTGGAGGCATGATATCGGTATCGGTCAGATCCGAACAAATCGACCCGAAGGAAGCGGATGAAGTCAAAGGACTGCGCCCGGGTCCCTTTCTCAAACTGTCCATTAAGGACACCGGGTGCGGGATGGACCCGGAAACCCTCGACCGTATTTTCGAACCTTACTATTCCACGAAAGGACTGGGCGAAGGTACCGGGCTTGGGCTGTCGGTCGTAAAAGGAATCGTGGCCAACCACGGAGGGGCCCTGAAAGTGGAAAGCAGAGTCGGAATGGGCTCCTGCTTCAGCGTCTATTTTCCTCGATTCGAAGAAAAGGCCGTCGAGCAGGATTGCGATAGCGACGAGATCGTCCATGGCGCCGGACGCCTGTTGGTCGTCGACGATGAGCCTTCGTTGGCGCATCTTATGAAGCTTTATCTGGAAGAGGTCGGCTACGAGGTCCAGGCAACCACCAGCAGCCTGGAGGCCCTGAACCTGTTTCGGGGCAGCCCGCAACGTTTTGATCTGATCATTTCAGATCAGACCATGCCGGGCATGACAGGGGCAAAATTGGCCGTAGAAACTCGCAGGATCAGAAAAGACATACCTTTCGCCTTGTGCACCGGCTACAGCGACGTAATAGACGAAAAGGGCGCGAAATCACTGGGGGTGGACGCGTTCATCTTAAAACCCATCGATTTTACTACGCTTTCACGAATTGTCCGGAACATCCTGGATACATCCAAACGAAGCTCCGACTGA
- the glgP gene encoding alpha-glucan family phosphorylase, giving the protein MTISHYYLLPPLPEGLEGLAEVALDLRWSWSHSTDPLWERIDPELWDLTRNPWLILQSVSSARLHALAQDPDFRLELEKHIEKHRAGLGQQSWYARTHEASRLTVAYFSMEFGLSEALPIYSGGLGILAGDHLKASSDLGVPVVAVGLLYQQGYFRQVITSDGAQTEFNPYNDPGMLPILPARDSKGEWLRMALRFPGRQVRFRVWQAKVGRTILYLLDSNDPANSPADQCITSELYGGGPEVRLQQEMVLGIGGWRLLRSLGIEAEVCHLNEGHAALTVLERARSFMEDSNQPFDVALAATRVGNIFTSHTPVDAGFDRFSPSMMGNYLGVYADQLGIDLDRLLALGRMDPKNGEEPFNMAYLAIRGSGRVNGVSRLHGKVSRRIFQTLFPSWPRPEVPVTHITNGVHTPSWDSAAADDLWEQACGKGRWMGTMAGLEADLKAVPDETLWSFRSEGCRRLIQYVRKRLARQLEAMGASGKEKDEAMERLDPNAFTMGFARRFAPYKRPNLLLRDPNRLARMLQNTEQPVQLIVAGKAHPRDAMGKALIKEWSFFIRRPDVVSRVVFLADYDMSLAERLVQGVDLWINTPRRPWEACGTSGMKVLVNGGLNLSELDGWWAEAYAPETGWAIGDGREHDDDSSWDAREADQLYRLLEEEVIPAFYKRGSDGIPKEWVARMRVSMAELTPRFSANRMVREYVERLYLPAASAYRDRVADGARKAVLLGNWRDSLETHWQQLRFGNLEVHEQEGQYTFKVPVYLGELDPGAVQVQIYADSHDEEEPMVHTMKPGEEITGSAGGYMYTGEIPSRRPAGDYTPRIIPAFEGALVPIETNRICWYR; this is encoded by the coding sequence ATGACCATTTCCCATTACTATCTCTTACCTCCCCTGCCTGAAGGGCTGGAAGGATTGGCCGAGGTTGCACTGGACCTTCGTTGGTCCTGGAGCCATTCGACGGACCCGCTATGGGAACGCATCGACCCCGAGCTTTGGGATCTTACCCGGAACCCTTGGCTTATTCTTCAATCGGTTTCTTCCGCTCGACTCCACGCCCTGGCGCAGGATCCGGATTTCCGCCTGGAGCTGGAGAAACACATCGAGAAACACCGAGCGGGGTTGGGGCAGCAGAGCTGGTATGCCAGGACCCACGAGGCTTCAAGATTGACCGTGGCATACTTCAGCATGGAGTTTGGCTTGAGCGAAGCCCTGCCCATTTATTCCGGAGGGCTCGGGATTCTGGCGGGCGACCACCTGAAAGCGTCAAGCGATCTCGGAGTGCCTGTTGTGGCAGTAGGACTCCTTTATCAGCAGGGCTACTTTCGACAGGTCATAACTTCCGATGGAGCCCAGACCGAGTTCAATCCCTACAATGACCCGGGTATGCTTCCGATTCTGCCCGCGCGCGATTCGAAAGGAGAATGGCTGCGAATGGCGTTGCGCTTTCCTGGCCGGCAGGTGCGATTTCGAGTGTGGCAAGCCAAAGTGGGACGTACGATCCTCTATCTTCTCGACAGCAATGACCCGGCCAACAGTCCGGCGGACCAGTGCATAACGTCCGAATTATATGGCGGCGGGCCGGAAGTGCGGCTCCAGCAGGAGATGGTCCTCGGTATAGGCGGGTGGCGGCTTCTGCGAAGTTTGGGCATCGAAGCGGAAGTATGCCATCTCAATGAGGGTCATGCTGCGCTCACCGTGTTGGAAAGAGCCCGCTCGTTCATGGAGGACTCGAATCAACCCTTCGATGTGGCGCTGGCAGCCACGAGGGTCGGCAATATATTCACTTCCCATACCCCGGTGGATGCCGGCTTTGATCGCTTTTCTCCGAGCATGATGGGCAATTACCTGGGAGTCTATGCGGACCAACTCGGCATCGACCTGGACCGCCTCCTCGCCCTCGGTCGGATGGACCCGAAAAATGGAGAGGAACCGTTCAACATGGCGTATCTGGCCATTCGGGGATCGGGTAGGGTGAACGGAGTAAGTCGACTGCACGGAAAAGTAAGCCGCCGTATTTTTCAGACGCTCTTTCCTAGTTGGCCGCGACCGGAAGTCCCGGTGACCCACATAACAAACGGTGTGCACACGCCTTCATGGGATTCGGCGGCAGCGGATGACTTGTGGGAGCAGGCTTGCGGCAAAGGGCGCTGGATGGGAACCATGGCCGGCCTTGAAGCCGACCTGAAGGCGGTGCCGGATGAAACCCTCTGGTCCTTCCGCAGTGAAGGATGCCGGCGCCTCATTCAGTATGTGCGCAAACGACTGGCCCGCCAGCTCGAGGCGATGGGCGCTTCCGGAAAAGAGAAGGATGAGGCCATGGAACGTCTCGATCCCAACGCGTTCACCATGGGCTTTGCCCGGCGTTTCGCACCTTACAAGAGACCGAATCTGCTGCTGCGCGACCCGAATCGTCTGGCGCGCATGCTTCAAAACACCGAGCAACCCGTGCAACTCATCGTTGCCGGTAAGGCGCATCCGAGAGACGCGATGGGTAAGGCCTTGATCAAGGAGTGGTCCTTCTTCATCCGTCGGCCGGACGTGGTTTCGCGCGTCGTCTTTCTTGCGGATTACGACATGTCTCTCGCGGAGCGTCTTGTGCAGGGTGTCGATCTCTGGATCAATACGCCGCGTCGACCTTGGGAGGCCTGCGGCACAAGCGGCATGAAGGTTCTGGTCAACGGCGGCCTCAACCTCTCGGAACTGGATGGCTGGTGGGCGGAGGCCTACGCGCCGGAAACGGGCTGGGCCATTGGAGACGGCCGGGAACATGACGATGATTCTTCATGGGACGCCCGGGAGGCGGATCAACTCTACCGACTCTTGGAGGAGGAAGTGATCCCCGCCTTTTATAAGCGGGGCTCCGACGGTATACCGAAAGAGTGGGTGGCGCGGATGCGAGTGAGCATGGCCGAGCTCACGCCTCGTTTCAGCGCCAACCGGATGGTGCGCGAATACGTGGAAAGATTGTATCTGCCGGCGGCTTCGGCCTACCGTGACCGCGTCGCCGACGGCGCCCGCAAGGCGGTGCTGCTCGGAAATTGGCGCGATTCGCTGGAAACCCACTGGCAACAGCTTCGCTTTGGTAATCTCGAGGTTCACGAACAAGAGGGGCAATACACCTTCAAGGTGCCGGTCTACCTTGGAGAGCTGGATCCCGGAGCTGTTCAAGTTCAGATCTACGCGGATTCCCATGACGAAGAGGAACCCATGGTCCACACCATGAAACCCGGAGAAGAGATTACCGGTTCTGCAGGAGGGTACATGTACACCGGCGAGATTCCGTCACGCCGGCCGGCCGGCGACTATACGCCACGAATCATCCCGGCTTTTGAAGGTGCTCTTGTTCCGATTGAAACAAATCGGATTTGTTGGTACCGATGA
- a CDS encoding virulence factor family protein — protein MKIVPLFLLSFIVLAGSAAAVGEESLNFGPFGRVSVVRQSPHPSQVVLFVSGDGGWNLGVVDMARELSRLGALVAGIDIVHYLNEMEKEHGTCAYPAADFEALSQFVQKTLDFPHYTPPILVGYSSGATLVYAVLLQAPPNTFQGAISMGFCPDLPIQRPLCRGAGLEWIRLPKGKGYSFLPAKNLNAPWVAFQGTIDQVCEAEKTSAYINKVRGGEIVLLPKVGHGFSVPKNWMPQFKETFVRMTKNSRPAEAGVSDSLKDLPLVEVAARPEGSQTFGVMISGDGGWAGIDRDVANDLSSRGVPVVGLNALQYFWKRKTPEEAAKDLERTIRHYLAQWNKKEVILLGYSLGANVLPFMTNRLPEDILKKVRLIGLLGPSERVAFEFHILEWIRSRADANESPVLPELEKLRGMKILCFYGKGESDSLCSKADEDLVKRVVLPGGHHFGGRYDAIAKTIIQEVRDSSPGFSQNE, from the coding sequence ATGAAGATCGTTCCGCTTTTTCTCTTATCTTTTATAGTTCTTGCGGGCAGCGCGGCGGCCGTAGGGGAAGAGTCACTTAATTTCGGGCCGTTCGGGAGAGTCAGTGTTGTTCGACAATCCCCTCATCCATCCCAGGTGGTCCTTTTTGTGTCCGGCGATGGGGGGTGGAATCTCGGAGTCGTTGATATGGCCCGCGAGCTTTCCCGTTTGGGCGCATTGGTGGCGGGGATCGATATTGTCCACTACCTGAATGAAATGGAAAAGGAGCACGGAACCTGTGCGTACCCTGCCGCCGACTTCGAGGCCTTGAGTCAGTTCGTCCAAAAAACCCTCGATTTCCCGCACTACACGCCCCCGATACTGGTAGGCTACTCCTCCGGCGCCACTTTGGTTTATGCTGTTCTGCTCCAGGCTCCTCCCAACACGTTTCAGGGAGCGATCAGCATGGGCTTCTGCCCGGACCTTCCAATTCAGAGACCGCTTTGCAGGGGCGCCGGCCTGGAATGGATCCGTTTGCCCAAAGGCAAAGGGTATAGCTTTCTTCCAGCGAAGAACCTTAACGCTCCATGGGTGGCGTTTCAAGGAACCATCGACCAGGTTTGCGAAGCTGAAAAGACCTCAGCCTATATCAACAAAGTGAGAGGAGGAGAAATCGTTCTGTTGCCGAAGGTCGGTCACGGTTTCTCAGTGCCTAAGAATTGGATGCCACAGTTCAAAGAGACCTTTGTACGCATGACCAAAAACTCGAGGCCCGCTGAAGCCGGCGTGTCCGATAGTCTGAAGGATCTCCCACTAGTGGAAGTCGCAGCCCGGCCGGAAGGATCTCAGACTTTCGGCGTCATGATTTCAGGCGACGGGGGGTGGGCCGGTATCGACCGGGATGTTGCCAATGATCTCTCATCTCGCGGGGTTCCAGTGGTAGGCCTGAACGCTCTTCAGTATTTCTGGAAACGCAAAACGCCGGAGGAAGCTGCAAAGGACCTGGAACGGACGATCAGACATTATTTGGCACAGTGGAACAAGAAAGAGGTCATCCTATTGGGCTATTCCTTGGGAGCGAACGTCCTGCCTTTCATGACGAATAGACTTCCAGAGGATATTCTGAAGAAGGTGCGTCTAATCGGTCTTCTAGGACCGAGCGAACGAGTGGCGTTTGAATTCCACATCCTGGAGTGGATCCGTTCGCGAGCCGATGCGAACGAAAGTCCGGTGCTTCCGGAGTTGGAGAAGTTGCGCGGCATGAAGATTTTGTGCTTTTACGGGAAGGGTGAAAGCGATTCTCTTTGCAGCAAAGCGGATGAGGACCTCGTAAAACGTGTGGTTTTGCCGGGAGGCCATCATTTTGGAGGGCGATACGACGCCATCGCCAAAACCATCATCCAAGAAGTACGGGATTCATCACCCGGATTTTCCCAAAATGAATGA